The Dermacentor andersoni chromosome 1, qqDerAnde1_hic_scaffold, whole genome shotgun sequence genomic interval ACACAGTGATAAGTTGGTTACTTCAGTGAAGGTAACGTGATTTAAACAAGAGGCGTTTCTGTTCCTTCTCATTCTAGGCCGAGGTTTCGGCTGTCCGCTTAACCAGGGCGCCTGCCATCGCCACTGCCGGAGCATCGGTCGCCGTGGTGGCTATTGTTCAGGGATCGTCAAGCAGACCTGCACTTGCTACCGCAAATAGAAAACACGCCCTCGATTCCGAAACAGCGGACAGCCCATCGGGATAACAAGACGATCCCTGCGCGCGCTTCCTGTAGAGTTAATGCGTGATAACATTTGGCTATGTGCCATCGTGGGCCAGTCCACAATGTGCCACTTGCTTTGCTAGTCGAAATATTCCTATACACGGCAGTGTACTCCCTGTACTCGTAATAAAATATAATGCGCAACGATTGCTTACGTTGTTATTGGAAGGTTGCCGCAGTCGATACCGAGTTTCGATCCGCAAGGCCACGCGCAAGCGGAGTACATACACTGAGAGCGAAAAGAACTGTTGAATGAGTAGCTATATAATCTGTCTCACGGAAGGCTCCTCTTAAATACGTGGTAGCTTAAGCCTATTGGTTACAGATATTTCTGGCCGGTTGAGA includes:
- the LOC126547464 gene encoding 4 kDa defensin-like gives rise to the protein MKVLAVALVFVLVAGLISTTVAQGDESEVAHVRVRRGFGCPLNQGACHRHCRSIGRRGGYCSGIVKQTCTCYRK